TGTGAAAATATACCATTAAAAGAACAAGAAGATGAGCCAcagtctgggagaaaatattagcaaaagacatatctgatgAAGACTCTaacctaaaatatacaaagaactcttaaaattaatAAGAAGAAAACTAACACCTAACAAAATatggacaaaatatatgaatagaTACCTCCCCaaggaagatacacagatgacaacaagcatatgaaaagatgttccacatcatataccattagttcagttcagttcagtcactcagtcatgtccgactctttgcaaccccatgaatcacagcacgccaggcctccctgtccatcaccaactcctggagttcacccagacacacgtccattgagtcaatgataccatccagccatctcatcctctgtcgtccccttctcctcctgcccccaatccctcccagcatcagagtcttttccaatgagtcaactcttcgcatgaggtggccaaagtactggagtttcagctttagcatcattccttccaaagaaatcccagggctgatctccttcagaatggactggttggatctccttgcagttcaagggactctcaagggtcttctccaacaccacagttcaaaagcatcaatactttggtgctcagcctccttcacagtccaactctcacatccatacatgaccacaggaaaaaccatagccttgactagatgaacctttgttggcaaagtaatgtctctgcttttgaatatgctgtctaggttggtcataactttccttccaaggagtaagtgtcttttaatttcatggctgcagtcaccatccgcagtgattttggagccccccaaaaataaagtctgacactgtttccactatttccccatctatttcccatgaagtgatgggaccggatgccacgatattcgttttctgaatgttgagctttaagccaacttttagaagcagaagatattaagaagagatggcaagaatacacagaagaactgtacaaaaaggatcttcacaacccagataataacgatggtgtgatcactgacctagagccagacatcctggaatgtgaagtcaagtgggccttagaaagcatcactacgaacaaagctagtggaggtgatggaattccagttgagctatttcaaatcctgaaagatgatgctgtgaaagtgttgcactcaatatgccagcaaatttggaaaactcagcagtgcccacaggactggaataggtcagttttcattccaatcccaaagaaaggcaatgccaaagaatgctcaaactaccacacaattgtactcatctcacacgctagtaaagtaatgctcaaaattctccaagtcaggcttcagcaatatgtgaactgtgaacttcctgatgttcaagctggttttagaaaaagtagaggaaccagagatcaaattgccaacatcctctggatcatggaaaaaacaagagagctccagaaaaacatctatttctgctttattgactatgccaaagcctttgactgtgtggatcacaataaactgtggaaaattctgaaagagatgggaataccagaccacctgatctgcctcttgagaaatttgtatgcaggtcaggaagcaacagttagaactggacatggaacaacagactggttccaaataggagaaggagtacgtcaaggctgtatattgtcaccctgcttatttaacttatatgcagagtacatcatgagaaacgctggagtggaagaagcacaagctggaatcaagattgcagggagaaatatcaataacctcatataccattagggaattgcaaattaaaaaaaaaaaaaaagaacaaaacaagcaGATATCACAACATGCCTTTTAGAATGGCCAGCATCCAAAGCACTGACAACTCCAAATGCTGGTAAGGATATGAATCAACAAGAATTCTCATTCCTTGGTGCTGGTGATGCAAAATGgtaaccactttggaagacagtctgcAAGTTTCTTAGTAAACTATACATATTcaacactgctggtaggaatgtaaattggtacacccactatggaaaacagtattgaggttcctcaaaaaatcaaaaatatcaCATAATATTCTCTGCAATTCCACTACTATCCAAAGGAATTGAAATCAGAACCTTGAAGAGaactctgcactcccatgttcattgcagcactattcacaatagccaagaaaggGAAGTAGCCTAAGTGTCCagagacagatgaatggataaagatgtaaaatatacatataatggaatatcattcagccttaaaaagaagctAACCTCTCCAGTTATGACAGCATGGATATAACTAGAGGACTTTATGCtatagtgaaataagccagacacagaaggacaaatactacatgatattTATAGGAGCAATCTAAAATGGTcaaagtcaaagaagcagaaaatagagTGGTGGTTGCCGGAGGCTATGGGAAGGTGGATGGGAAGGAGCAGTAGACTTAAAAAACATTGGCAACCAAATAGTTGACAGCTATGTTCTATTTGGTAGAAACCTTTAGGACTTCTACCCAGGAGGCAACATCTCGAGTAACCCTGAGAGTTCAAACTGCTCCAGCCAGGGCGGGAGGGGAGTAGCCAGGTCATATAGAAGTTTTTCAACAAAGGGCGGGTagtctgaatatcaaaagattatcATAAGTGAAGGAAAACCAGATAACCCAAGTGAAGGACTTTAGCGCTTTTccttgtatgggaagatgcaagaatctgggctcactgaaatcattcctctgATATGCACCTCACCTATCTGTATCCCATAGTTTTACATCTTGTGTTCCCTCAAGGCTCACCATCTGTGGGGGCTGCAACTGTTGATAACTGACAATGTTTATTCACTGATATGGCAGGCAGTATTCCAATTCTCAGTATTAATCAAAAGTTACAAAGTTTAATTATACAAAATGAATAACTTCTAGGAAACTACTATATAATATAGAGCTTATAGTTAAGAATACTATATTGTATACTCTCTAAGAGGGCAAATACTATGATAAGTGTTCTTATCACACACAGAAAACATAAAGGGTGACAAAGCAACTCTTAGAATTGCCATGATCAAAAaagctacaaacaataaatgctggagagtgtgtacagaaaagggaacattcttgcattgttggtgggaatgtaaattgatacagccactatggagaacagtatagaaattccttaaaattatgaataaaactaccacatgatctaacaatcccactattgggcatatacccttAAGAAGCCATAACTGAATAAGACACATCTACTCAAAATAactacagatggtgacagcaaccatgaaattaaaagacgcttattccttgaaagaaaagttatgaccaacctagatagcatattcaaaagcagagacattactttgccaacaaaggtccgtctagtcaaggctatggtttttccagtggtcatgtatggatgtgagagttggactgtgaagaaggctgagcgccgaagaattgatgcttttgaactgtggtgttggagaagactcttgagagtcccttggactgcaaggagatccaaccagtccattgaaggaaatcagcccagggatttctttggaatgaacgatgctaaagctgaaagttcagtactttggccacctcatgcaaagagttgactcattggaaaagtctgatGATGgcagggattgagggcaggaggagaaggggacgacagaggatgagatggctgaatggcatcactggctggatggacgtgagtttgggggaactccgggagttagtgatggacagggaggcctggcatgctgcgattcatggggtcgcaaagagtcggaaacgactcagcaactgaattgaactgaactccaATGTtagttgcagcactatttacaatagctaggacatggaagccacttaGGTGTCCATTgatagacgaatggataaagaagctgtggtacatatatatagaaCAGAAAACTActaagcaataaaaaggaacacatttgagtcagttctaatgtgctggatgaaccttgagccaattgtacagagtgaagttaagtcagaaggagaaatataaatatggtATACtgatgcatacatatggaatcttgAGATATGGTACTTATGAAtgtatttgcaggtcaggaatgGAGACATAGATGTAGGGCTCAAACCACTGCTCTGTGATAACCAAGACGGGTAGgaaggagtgggaggtgggagggaggttcaagtagaaggggaaatatgaatacctatggttgattcgtgttgatgtatggcagaaaccaacgcaatattgtaaagcaactatactccaattaaaaataaactttaaaaagagtgAGAGGGAAATTTTGGAGGTAATGGATATGTTGGTGGCATAAACTGTGGTGGTAGTTTCACAGTAGACTTAACTCCAAACTCATCAAtctgtatacattaaatatgtacaggttattgtatgtcaatcataccttaataaattgctttttttcttttaacaaactGAACATATTCTTggtcttccaaagtggctcaatggtaaagaatccatctgcattgcaggagacatgggttcgatccctgagttgggaagattccctggaaaaggcaatggtaacccactccagtattcgtgcctgggaaatcccatggatagaggagcctggtgggctatagtccatgaggtggcaaagagtcagacatgactgagcgactaaacaacaaacatacTCTTACCCTATGATCTAGTGGTCATGCTCCTTGGTGTTTAGCCAGATGAGCTGGAAACTTACATCCACACAAAACCTGCATGCAGTTCTTTATAGCAGCTTAACTCATATtttccaaaacttaaaaaaagcaaCAATGGGGTCCTTTAGCAGGTAACAGGATAAGTAATGGAATAATGTTCAGTGTGAAAAATGAATAAGTTTCCAAACCCTGAAgagacatggaggaaccttagatgtgtattactaagtgaaagaaactaaTGTGAAAAGGCTACACACTGCatgattccaactacatgactcctggaaaaagcaGAACTATAGAAACAGTAAAAAGACCAATGGTTGCCTGGGACTGGGTGCggatgggcagagggagggatgaacagaGCACAGAGAGGTTTTGCTGTTGTGAAACTGCTTTGTATGACCCTATAGGGGtggatgctgttgtttagttgctcagtcatgagtgattctttgcaacctcacagattgtagcctgccaggctcctctgtttatgggatttctcaggcaagaacactggggtgagttgcctctgtcttctccaggggatcttcccatccagggattgaatctgtgtctcctgcatgggcaggtggattctttactgctgactcaccagggaagcccataaggctGGATACAAGTCATCATCCATTTGTCTATATTCACAGTGGGTACAATACCAAGAACGAAGGTAACGCAAGTAAGCAAGTAAGTGTGCTAGGTCAGGACTGCTTGCTAAAgtagtttcctgctgctgctgctaagtcacttcagtcatgtccgactctgtgtgaccccatagacggcagcccaccaggctctcccgtccctgggattctccaggcaagaacactggagtgggttgccatttccttctccaatgcatgaaagtgaaaagtgagaagtgaagttgctcagtcgtgtctgaccctcagcaaccccatggactgcagcctaccaggctcctccatccatgggattttccaggcaagagtactggagtggggtgccattgccttctccaaaagtagcTTCCTAGATTGTAGCAAACAGCCCACTCTACTGGGGGCCACTGACAGTGGGGGAGGCTGTACACGTGTCCAGGAAGAACACATATGGGcactctctgtactttctgcgCCATTTTGCTGTCAatctaaaactgctttaaaaaaggaaacttaaaaaaatctttggggCCTGGGGTGGTGGCTCAGTCCCACACCCTTCTCTCAGGATCTCAGTCTTGAGTGCAGGGCCAGGCCCTCTTACCCCTCTATCCAAAAGTGGGTGGGCCCCTCAATCCTCAGTTAGCTTGATTTGGATGCAGGCAGGACCCGAGGCTCCCCTCTTTGTGGATCTGAGAACATTTCTGCAGAGAAAGGCTCTCATTTCCTGAGATCCAAAAGGATGTGAGGGTGGCTTGTTTGACCACACCTGCCATGCCATGAGTGACAACTGCATCAGGCAGGTTGAGAACGCATATGATGGTGATCCCACTGGGGGTGCTGACTCCGTACCCTAAATCTGACTCAGGTGAAGGCCTAAGTGTTCCCCCTCTGCTGACCTGAGACCTCCGTCTCAAATCAAGCTCATCACTTTTCTGTTACCCCTGAGAAGGATATGAGGCCATCTCTGCCTGACATTTACAAGGATCTGCCATGCCAACAGGGAGGATTCCGTGAGGTCTCTGCTGATATGGGCTTggcagggctgctctccttcctCCTGGCACACCTTAGAAATATTTCTCTCTACTGACCTGAGCCAGCCAACCTCAGATAAAGGTCTGCTGACCTGGACAGCCTCCTAGGGTGGAGTCACAAGTCCCTGAGAACCCTGAACTTTAAGTGAGCGATTGTTCAGGCTGAGAACTTTGCCTGGGGCATGttaccctccccagcccacctgtAAGGGCCTCTTTCTCCTGGTtcctatttctttattaaaagtcTTCCTGGGCAAGGACACATCCTGACAACCTTTTGACCCGTTTCCCTATTGAAAACCCTTCAGAGACCAAGTTCCCATCCCAGGAGTGCTGCGAAATAGGGAAGTTGTAAGGCAAGGCAGGATGGATGTGTTGACAAAGGATAAAACACTTTCATCTACCCCTTCTCTTTAGGAGCCACACTTCACCTTTTGTGTAACTTCTCTTTGAACGGTTTTAACTTCCATATGCAAGGGGCTGTCCAGCATGATTTTCTGGGCCCCTGATCATTTGGGTTCTCTGATTTTGGATATGTAGATGATTACATTGTTACTAAATATTACCTTTCTCTGCTTTATTCAGACTTCTCAGTTATTTTGATATGCTTATTGCTGTGGTTACATATTTCCATGCAGTGTTTTGGGCACAGAGTTCTCCTTTTTATCACCTGACATACATGCTGGACCAGTCGATCAGAAGGAAGGCAAATGAAGGAACACAAAGTTGGCCTCAGGCGAGGAGGAATGGCAAAGTGTGGGCATCAGACTTATTTAGGCCAGGAGTCTACTTTCAACTGTCATTTAAGAACTGTGAGAAACTGAATACCTTACCAAACTCTgcgagcctcaatttcttcatctgtgaaatgggtttcAGAAGGTCTGTCTTGGGGACTGAGAATAATGCCTATAAAATGCCTGGCCCGTTGCCTGGCCTGTCCTGAGACTGCCAAGGATGCCAGTCCTTAGTGTGATCAATTTGTCCATGGAGATTCAACCCAATACACTGTGATTCAATTTTCAACCCAGGAGATGTCAAAGAATAAGCAGGGGTCAAGGGCAAAGGACCCTTTATCAGAAAAATCCTGGTTAGCAAGGAAAACTAGCATATCCCAGTTAAGAGTATGCCACTGAAAGTCACTATGAGGTAGACACCCTCAGTGGATGTAACACAAAGCTCCAAAATGTTTCAGGGGCCCCAAACTTACCTATCTCTCACTTGCCCTTTTTCATAAACCACTcccactttcattcatttaaccaCCCACAAGTGTCTATTCCTTCCCTATTGTTTGCCAAATTACAATCAAGATAACTTGATTtcaattatcattattatttttttttagtggtgTGGGTTCTGGCTCCCCAACTGAGGGCAGAGTGCACCAGTCCAGCGCATTCAAGGCATCATCCCACCTCAGGGGAGTGCCACCCTGATTTCTGGGAAACTCCACAGACAGGAGAAAACATGAATAGAACATCTAATCTGCACAGTGTTTACCTGTACTGGAACAAGAGCACAGGGTACATTCCATGCCAGCTTCACATGATTTCTCTCTGATTTACTCACAATCCCAAAGCACAGGCAGACTCAGAAAATACTGCAAGTTTGGTTTCCAACGCCCAAAGGAAAGTTAATATCACAATTGAGTCACAAgaaatttttggtttcccagtgttttcataaaatttatgtttatactatactgcAGGCTATTAAGTGGGCAATAGTATTATGCCTCAGAACAATATAgatatcttaattaaaaacacCTGTTTGCTAAAAGAAATATCCTAATCATTATCTGAGCCTTCACTGAGTCCATCATTTTTGCTGCTGAGGGTGTGAACATTGCAAGAGGTATCAAAACGTGACAcacagacatgaagtgagcaaaccATGTTGGAAACATGGAGCCGAAAGACTTGCTGGAAGCAAGGTTGACTAACACaaacttttaatttgttaaagaaaaagaacaaagaaaagaaaagcagtacctgtgaaatacaataaagaaaagcACAACAGAGTGAAGTGTACCTATAACTGTTAAGGGCAGTTTCCCATCCCAGGCTTTGTCTTTAAACTATGCGGCCCACCATGTGAGAACCTGGTCCCTGGTCCGATTACCAAACATCCAGCCCGCCATGCACTCAACTTATAATTACTTCCCACTGAAGGACTTATACTTTCCCGAGGCCCACCACTCCCTTGCATCAGGGAATTCACATTTGACTGCTGTCATGTCACCATTTCCTTTACATGACAGCTGCTTCTCGACTCTATAATTTTATGGTCAGTGGCTAGATCTTTTTCTCAGCTCTCCAAGTACTAGCATGGAGCCTACTATGAGCAGAGGCTCAGTTCATGTTTGGGGAATAAATGAGCCTGTGAGCATGAGGTTGAAATTATTAGaatttatttcaacattttaaattaaccAGGCATATACTGTTGcttataattttgtaaaacaCAGAGTACAAGGGATGAGGGAACCAAATACTGAccatcttccttttcctctatttcttgatcCCACATATTTTACTGTTTTGTATTTTCAAGGAAATAACATATTGCAATGCCATGTTATCTTTCACTTGCTTACTAAATAAGATGGAAGCTTCCCCTTTTGCTTTTACACAACAGAAAAACTCTTATCCTTAAGACCAACAAAAAATGGTTAAGTGTGACTGATGAATTTGTACACATATATGCTAGACAAGCTTTCATTTAGAAGCAACATTTGAAAAGtagcaaaaacataaaaacacaggTTTATGTATCAATTCCCCATACAGAACAGGAACACCAAGGTATTTTACACTATGAATCCTCGGTGACATCCAGTCCTATACTACTTGGAACACTGACTACTCTCTTGAGCCACGAAGTGCAGAATTTGCCTCAGCTTCACTAGGTGTGGAAGGAACTGCTGGGGGAACACTGGGACATCCACTAGCTTGGGCCCTCTCTTCCTCATCTTTCAAAGCCTCTTCATACCAAAAGTGGAAGGCACTGGGATCCAAACGGTTAATCCTGGCCAGGAACTCCAGGACTCTCATCTTGCTTGTTTCAGCATGCGCTCTGGGACCCCACAGGAGCTCATAGCATGCTGGATCACTGCCGGGCACTTGCCGATATTCCAAATACTTCAGCTGCACCAAATCTTGGGTGATGAGCTTCTTGGGCTCCCCAAATAAGAAATGCCTCTTCCCAGCATAGATATTCATCTTACCCAGGAAATCCCAGATGTCTTCCTCTGGGGCACAGTTGCCCTTCATGAAGATCACACCCAGGAGATTCATCAGGAGACCGGTCTTGGGAAAACCCCTGCCACGGTGCACGATCCCATTGCGGGGGAGATTCATCTTGCTGACAAGGACATAAGAATGCTTGGCAGTGTTGTCTTTCTTCACGTCAATACCAAATACCACCTCCATGCTGTCAGAAGCTCTTTTGAGGATCCTGAGGAATCGATTGTGGTACTTTTTATCAATAATCTTCAGCATATTCGCTTTCCTAATGGGCTTTTTTGTCTTATACATGCGTAACAGGAACTGCACCAACAGATTTGCCAGCCTGGTTAGTGAGTGTTTTCCAGACCGCACATTGGAGAGAGGGGCCTGAGAGGAATTACGTGTTTTCCCAATTTTCCCAAGGGCTCTTTTGGATGATCTTGTGGGAGAAACACCTGCAGGCACAGTGGTGGTGACCAGGGCCCCCCGAGGACGCTTGAGATGGTTACCAGACCTAGCACCGGACTTTCTCTTAGCATCAACCCCAGGACCAGGACTGGAGGAAGATGAGAGTGCTTCCATCGTGGTGGCAGTGACCTGAGTGCCCCTCAGATCCTGGGTGCCATGCTGAGCCTGGCAGCGTTTCTCACAGGTGTGGAGCTTAGCCTTCTTACCCCGAGGCATGGTGACTGTGGTCAGGACAACAGGCAGGAGTGCAGGTAGAACAGCACGTGATctgggcagagaggagagaggatgagAGAGAGGGTGTGAATGCCCGCGGCAGGGAGGCACCACTTGGCCTTTAAGAAGGCCCACTCTTCAGGTTGCCACGCGGGCACTGCTCTGCAAACCCAAAGGACTCCCATTCTGATCACTCTGTCCTCTGAATACTCTGTCAAAATAATTAAGGTGAGTCtcaggctgcagcctgccagccctgCTAGCTGCCTCCTGAGGCTGAGGAACAGTGGGCCAGTCTAGTCCTTCTGGACACCCCCCTCCATTCTGGAGGGTGGGGGTCCTCTCGGTTCATATTCAGGACAATCGTATCAACTTTTGGCAGGCGCAGGGCCCCCTCCTCTGTGTGGCTCTAAGCTTATACCCCAGAGGCTGGTCCTCATCTTCCTGTGATACCTGAAGAAGTGAAGAGGTACCTCAGCCCAGTGTCCCTGGCAGGGGGCACCCACAGCAGTCAGCTGTAGGGAACTCTCTCCTGGGCTCACTGGGGTTTTCTGTCCTCTTTCAGGGTCTTTCCTTGGCTCTAGGTAGGGCCTGGGACACCTGTGTCTGCTGCCCTGGTGTACCTCCTCTCAGACAAAGGCTCTCACCAATCCCATACCATCAGAAAGAAAGGAGGGTTCACATACACCTGACTtccatgcctgggcttctcagtGCTGTGCAGTGGGTGAGGGTGGTACAGAGGGTACTCTCTATTGATTCCCCTGTTGGTGGGTGAGTACAATCATCAGTTCTTTCAGGGTCCTCACCCTGACTCCTCTGAAGCCCTGGGCCTCCTACCTTGGCATAATTGAGGTCATTCACTTAGTCCAACACCCTCACTTCTCTGAACTCTCCAGACAGAAGTGAGAAGACTGCTCATCTTCACAGATACTCTAGGTTTCTACATAGAAAAGGGCCAGAATTTATGAGAACTTAAGTTTAGAGTCAGTGTCCACCTTAGTCGTTGCTCAGGTCTGGGTAGAACTCAGGACTCCTCCCACCAATAACCTGGGTAGTTCAGCCTCAGAGCGAAGTCCTGAATACCACGAGTCCCTGGAGGGGCAAAGTCAGGGTACCACATACGTGACTACTCCCTCGCCGGAGCCTCCCAGATACATAGGCACTCTGCTTCGTGATACCACCCCTAAATGGGGAGGGGTCCCCAGTCAGTACTTAGGGCATTCACTTCACTGCTGTCAGGACTGAGATATTCTCCAtctgcaagcaggggctactcctgaGACCAAAGCCCTTCCATCCCTGAGACTTCCCGGGCCAAATTCAATTTGATGGCTCTGCCGGGGCTTCCCAGGGCTTACAGCAGCAGTGAGACTTGGTGCAGCCCTCTTTGGTATGGGCTGAGCGGCCCCTGCCTCAGTCCGAGCTCAGTCTTCACCTAGACTCTGGACCAGCGCTGGGAATCCACCCTCCACCCGCCATAGGCCAGGCCCTCAAACTTAAGTCCTTACTTCCTGGAAACTGTAGATCAGAAGTAAGGATGACTCATATCTGGCCATGATGCTCAGGGTCTCAGATAGCTGATAGCAGGGGAGGTGTGTGAAGGCCGAGGGGTGAAGGTGGGGAGGTTGTGTTTCTACGGTCCTCATTCGGAGTCCCCTCCTTCATCTATCAGACCTGACACTTCTCTTTTACCTAAACTGTGTCCATAAGCCTCCAAACAAAGCTTCACCTCCTAGACTGTGACAGGGGAGAAGTCCAGGAATTGAGCACATCAGTAGTGCTTTGTGTCACCATCTTAACTACCCAGTGCCCTGTTAGTACCTGGGGCTCTCCCAGTGACTGGAGCTAGGGCCTAGGTTTCTTTCATTTCCAGAATCAAGTAATCTCTTAAATCTTAAAGAATCTCTTAGATCAAAATTTACCAAAGAAGTAAGCCTAACAGCGTTGTAGGAACCATCCCCTGCCAACCACAGAGGCGAGACTTTGTGGGTTTCGCTTTGTTACAGGAGGGGCAACGGTCCCTTGACTCCACATTCAGGTCCTCACTTTGCCTTCGGGTCAGTCCTGGGAATCCACTCTCGTCCAAATGAACGCCCTGAACAGTAGTCCGAGCTCCCCGCCACCAGCACGGATTGTGGGGGGAACCACTTCTAGCTCAGGCTGCCCAGTGCAGGATCTCTGAGGGATGATGGCAGGGGCAGGGCTCTGTGGGGACACCATCGTTCAGTGTTCAGCTGTCAGTGGGTCATCCCTTAGGGTCCTCCCTGTACCATCTATCAGAGCCCAGGAATCCTTGCTCTATGGACTtgagtcctcctgcccccaaagccCTAGCCTCCCCAAATCCCTAGTGGGGAGTCAGGGTGCGTCTCTGAGCATCTCTCCCTGACAGGAGGGGAGCCACTCTGTGAGCCTTCCTCCTTGGTGGGAGAGACCCTCTCATTAGCACCAATGGTCCTTACCTTCACTGTGGTGATGGCCAAGATGCCCCCCTCTGCAGAACTGGAGTTTGATCCTGACAGACAAGCCCTTCCCTCCCTGAGACCAGACAGAAATGAAGAGGCTTCCCATCCCTATAACTCTGCCTGGAGCCTCTGGGGTTAGGAATAGGGGCAGGGGTCTGTAAAGCCTCCTCATTTGTGGGTCTAATGATACTTCTTTCTTCACTCAGGGACCTCACCATGGTCCTGGCCAGTCCTGGGACCTGACCCTCCAACCTAAGATTCTCCCTCTACTGAACTGAGGCCATTCTTAGACTGAGACTTTGACCTCACAGAGAACTACAAGGCTTATAAGAGGGAATGTCCTGTCTGGGCAATCTAGGCCTGAGAGCAAGTTTGGGCAGATCTCTGAATGACCTGTATTTTAGGGTTGTTGTCTCTCCAGTCCTCACTCATGGGGGCCCTCATTTTGTCTATCTCTTGGATTAAACGATTCTTGGGGAACACCACATTCCGGCAAACTCTTGAGCAGTGTCCCTAATGCAAACCTTACAGTTTCATGTCCCAGACTTGACCTGAGATGGGGAAAATAACACAGAAGGCAGGGGGCAGAATGGGGTGTGTTCCCAGAGAAAAATGCTGCTCCATCCTTTTCAAAAGCCAGAGTCAGTCTCTTTTGTTACTTGTTTTAATTGATTTACAGGCATACCTTTAAAACACTGTACTTCACTTAATCATGCTTCATGGTATTGTGCTTCATTACAAACTTAAAATTTGCATAACCCTGCACTGAACATATCtgtggcaccatttttccaaaaCCGAGTGTTCACTTGGGGTCCCTATTCCACATattgttaattctttaaatattttaaactctttccttattttatttgttatggtGCTCTGataacttttctttcttactaAGTAACTGccttatatatgtaaattaagctatgtacattttttagaGATTT
The nucleotide sequence above comes from Bos javanicus breed banteng chromosome X, ARS-OSU_banteng_1.0, whole genome shotgun sequence. Encoded proteins:
- the LOC133242880 gene encoding melanoma-associated antigen B3-like, producing MPRGKKAKLHTCEKRCQAQHGTQDLRGTQVTATTMEALSSSSSPGPGVDAKRKSGARSGNHLKRPRGALVTTTVPAGVSPTRSSKRALGKIGKTRNSSQAPLSNVRSGKHSLTRLANLLVQFLLRMYKTKKPIRKANMLKIIDKKYHNRFLRILKRASDSMEVVFGIDVKKDNTAKHSYVLVSKMNLPRNGIVHRGRGFPKTGLLMNLLGVIFMKGNCAPEEDIWDFLGKMNIYAGKRHFLFGEPKKLITQDLVQLKYLEYRQVPGSDPACYELLWGPRAHAETSKMRVLEFLARINRLDPSAFHFWYEEALKDEEERAQASGCPSVPPAVPSTPSEAEANSALRGSRE